A window of the Cutaneotrichosporon cavernicola HIS019 DNA, chromosome: 6 genome harbors these coding sequences:
- the TAM41 gene encoding uncharacterized protein (Mitochondrial matrix Mmp37) — MSRPLVPLLFGASRCNGYIRLRPFSTTRVRTDAAREAEKAALADEQARIYAQFRPVVDAFDAPIDMAVAYGSGVVKQANKTGPPPLTDFIIATPSARAFHATNLRQHPSHYPLYARLIGPSALAWMTDKLGAGLWYVTMVKFGDLEVKYGILSTATLTRDLKHWETLYVAGRLHKPVLTLQVDPSLADPLAANNRAALSLALLNLPEQFTELELWEKVAGISYSGDPRMSVPGAENPDKVRNIVRGPGVLGAFRGLYAPHVAGAGLRWADQQRPGEPEEPEEAKQAGEAEGLEWRGAGERALAQPSSPEHAGSLLAALPLRLRQRLAAHFRPTVAAALLSRQVAAERREIRERRAAAKAAKGSRALYDDAEFWQRVAAQDGFVEVVNNEVRHIIKRPALAQSVKGLVTAGFSKSVVYSLAKFKKWLAGRKKK, encoded by the exons ATGTCCCGCCCA CTCgtccctctcctcttcggTGCGTCCCGGTGTAATGGGTATATCCGGCTACGGCCATTCTCGACCACCCGTGTACGCACCGATGCTGCAAGGGAAGCGGAGAAGGCCGCGCTTGCCGATGAACAGGCGCGGATTTACGCCCAGTTCCGACCTGTCGTTGACGCATTCGACGCGCCGATCGACATGGCCGTCGCGTATGGTAGTGGGGTGGTCAAGCAGGCCAACAAGACTGGG ccacCACCCCTTACAGACTTTATCATCgcgacgccctcggcccgcGCATTCCACGCCACAAACCTTCGCCAACACCCCTCCCACTACCCCCTCTACGCGCGCCTCATCGGTCCTTCAGCACTAGCATGGATGAcggacaagctcggcgctgGGTTGTGGTATGTGACCATGGTCAAGTTTGGCGATCTC GAAGTAAAATACGGCATCCTCTCCACGGCCACCCTAACCCGCGACCTCAAACACTGGGAGACCCTCTACGTCGCCGGACGACTCCACAAGCCCGTCCTCACATTACAGGTCGACCCATCTCTGGCAGACCCATTGGCGGCGAATaaccgcgccgcgctctcgctcgccctccttaACCTGCCCGAACAGttcaccgagctcgagttgTGGGAGAAAGTCGCGGGGATCAGTTACTCGGGCGACCCAAGGATGAGTGTCCCCGGCGCTGAGAATCCTGACAAGGTGCGGAATATCGTGCGTGGGCCgggcgtgctcggcgcTTTTAGAGGGCTGTATGCGCCGCATGTCGCTGGTGCCGGGTTGAGGTGGGCCGACCAGCAGCGGCCAGGAGAGCCAGAAGAGCCAGAAGAGGCCAAACAGGCTGGAGAGGCAGAGGGGTTGGAATGGCGCGGGGCGGGGGaacgcgccctcgcccagccAAGTTCACCAGAACACGCTGGCTCGCTCCTGGCTGCTCTTCCTCTGCGCTTGCGGCAACGCCTAGCCGCCCACTTCCGGCCGACTGTCGCTGCAGCCCTTCTTTCGCGCCAGGTGGCTGcagagcggcgcgagatccgcgagcgccgcgccgctgccaaggccgcAAAGGGCAGCCGGGCGCTgtacgacgacgccgagttcTGGCAACGCGTGGCTGCACAGGACGGCTttgtcgaggttgtcaaCAACGAGGTCCGCCACATCATCAAGCGGCCGGCGCTTGCGCAGAGCGTCAAAGGTCTCGTGACGGCCGGGTTCAGCAAGAGTGTAGTGTACAGCCTGGCCAAGTTCAAAAAGTGGCTGGCagggaggaagaagaagtag
- a CDS encoding uncharacterized protein (Domain present in phytochromes and cGMP-specific phosphodiesterases), protein MRLASSNINANVLAPLHVPSPDRERMDPLAAMFSSTPNLLKASSDPGLPTNPVAATFTRSASSHCPTTIHHSPGLTTIAASPPTTPGDLSGLPSSSHTGGLAHARIPSATAPLCKSEPIAEPNDDYFSGAVVTDTDGNVPISTPPPLTDYALPRSVAQAEVFYREHHFYAAPPSSREAKRLKTLYNFNIMHTNTDVNFDRIVHMIKLVFKVKIGFITMVDGEQAWFKAKAGFEAHHASRATSFCGHTILAEDDEPLVVLDAFKDWRFCNNPNVLGPPNVRFYAGAPLRSSNGYNVGSLCLVDDTPRPDFPPRSRHILKEFAAIVMREMELWRDRLQLRTRDKIQTSMEKFTRECLEINEEITSGDFDSASRMNQVYRRAAKLITTTLELDGCTILDISQFERVEMSTSNGERQTIYHANPYAEGDAHMVEPAGVFGPVSPFPVLSTAPGNSVETRQLTGIEHERMSAFLADHRDGRIFEGVAPSWIKYVFPPTLKYGMVVPVIGIDKQPFALICAYTHDKGKQFLEGYELQFLRGIGVIILSAVLRRRMLLADRSKSVLISSVSHELRTPLHGILAASELLSDSNLDQNQEALLSTVRTCGLQLIDTVNHVLDFTKLSGGSKHLPSKPQIERSKTNLTDLILQTVESCWLGARGKSMQLSESSPGSFYAPIVQGLLPHEERVQVQQALAHVETVLDLGPRQGGWNVICETGGLRRSLMNIYSNAIKYTKEGYIQVVLRELPTSPGSGHITVQLAVIDTGKGIGKAFLKDQIFQPFSQEDPLHPGTGLGLAIVNSIMRSDAIKGNVEVWSIEGEGTEVRLTFDVEVVNDPTHFPTDRNIGRGLCVGFINYNPNHRGLQLSKEVMKQYAEYLGYSIAPDYRDADVLVMNELGGLDQDSLEVVRQKPTLLMVTFKIWSRDKLNELGLLKDQYVRVMCKPMVRYSVLYELERAARYIRSGSQGDGSDLGELPSQMREMALDSPNMFSRPPYEGSTVSSFEPQIKPTSPSVSPSIRLAPGLTRRRSDEDHETKPARPHLAPRGLSYQPGTPNMPPSKDEALLSEAPSPSSTISLADGGALLKAVTVPDELTALPKSRPPRVMVVEDNVINRRVLTAFLRKRGCEYQEVVDGSQGVKLFEGTPPNSWDIILMDINMPIMNGLDATRAIRAAELQRRHPDGVPKVGLGTAPEVGAPVSRAPQPNHSKIFALTGLATADDKRQAFGSGVDGYLVKPVSLASLDMVFKKIGF, encoded by the exons ATGCGTCTCGCATCATCCAACATCAACGCCAACGTTTTGGCACCACTTCACGTCCCCAGCCCCGACCGGGAGCGCATGGATCCCTTGGCCGCCATGTTCAGCAGCACGCCTAACCTGCTCAAGGCCAGTTCCGATCCCGGACTCCCAACTAACCCCGTCGCTGCGACGTTCACccgcagcgcctcgagccaCTGCCCGACGACCATACACCACAGTCCCGGGCTCACAAccatcgccgccagccCCCCAACCACACCGGGCGATCTCAGCGGCctgccgtcctcgtcgcaTACAGGAGGGTTGGCACACGCAAGGATTCCCTCGGCAACTGCACCACTATGCAAGAGCGAGCCAATAGCAGAGCCCAATGACGATTACTTTAGCGGCGCGGTTGTAACCGACACGGACGGCAATGTGCCGATTTCTACCCCACCTCCTCTTACCGATTATGCCCTTCCGCGCAGTGTTGCCCAGGCAGAGGTCTTCTACCGCGAGCATCATTTCTatgccgcgccgccgtcttcgcgcgaggccaagcgcctGAAGACGCTGTACAACTTCAACATAATGCACACGAACACAGATGTCAACTTTGACCGCATCGTGCACATGATCAAGCTCGTGTTCAAGGTCAAGATTGGTTTCATCACAAtggtcgacggcgagcagGCGTGGTTCAAAGCCAAGGCCGGATTCGAGGCTCATCACGCATCCCGCGCCACAAGCTTCTGTGGTCACACgatcctcgccgaggacgacgaaCCTCTGGTCGTGTTGGACGCATTCAAGGATTGGCGCTTCTGCAACAACCCGAATGTCCTCGGCCCACCCAACGTGAGGTTCTACGCAGGTGCGCCGTTGCGATCATCCAATGGGTACAATGTTGGCAGTTTGTGTCTTGTTGATGACACACCCCGGCCCGACTTCCcaccgaggtcgaggcacATCTTGAAGGAATTTGCGGCAATCGTGATGCGTGAGATGGAGCTCTGGCGCGATCGA TTGCAACTCCGAACACGCGACAAGATCCAGACGTCGATGGAGAAGTTTACGCGCGAGTGTCTCGAGATTAACGAGGAGATTACGTCAGGCGACTTTGACTCGGCCAGCCGGATGAACCAGGTGTACCGAAGAGCAGCCAAGCTCATCACGACAacgctcgagctcgacgggTGTACGATCCTGGACATTAGCCAGTTCGAGCGCGTCGAAATGTCGACGTCCAATGGCGAAAGGCAAACCATCTACCACGCCAACCCGTATGCCGAAGGCGACGCGCACATGGTAGAGCCGGCAGGAGTCTTTGGGCCTGTGTCTCCGTTCCCTGTGCTGTCGACCGCTCCCGGTAACTCGGTTGAGACGAGGCAGCTGACAGGCATCGAACACGAGAGGATGTCGGCCTTCCTCGCGGACCACAGAGACGGGCGCATCTTCGAGGGCGTTGCTCCGTCATGGATCAAGTACGTCTTCCCACCGACGCTCAAGTACGGAATGGTGGTGCCCGTGATCGGCATAGATAAACAGCCGTTCGCCCTAATCTGCGCCTACACGCACGACAAAGGCAAGCAGTTCCTCGAGGGCTACGAGCTGCAGTTCCTCAGAGGCATAGGTGTCATCATCCTCTCAGCAGTCCTCCGCCGGCgcatgctcctcgccgaTCGGTCGAAGAGTGTCCTCATCTCGTCTGTGAGCCATGAGCTGCGAACACCGCTGCACGGCATCCTTGCCGCGTCCGAGTTGCTCAGCGACTCGAACCTCGACCAGAACCAGGAAGCGCTGCTGTCGACAGTCCGCACATGTGGTctccagctcatcgacACTGTCAACCACGTCTTGGATTTCACAAAGCTCAGCGGCGGGTCCAAGCACCTGCCCAGCAAGCCTCAGATTGAGCGGTCCAAGACCAACCTGACCGACCTCATTCTTCAGACAGTGGAGAGCTGCTGGCTaggcgcgcgcggcaagTCGATGCAGCTAAGCGAAAGTTCGCCAGGGAGTTTCTACGCCCCAATCGTTCAAGGTCTCCTCCCGCacgaggagcgcgtgcAGGTCCAACAGGCACTTGCTCACGTCGAGACtgtgctcgacctcgggccACGTCAGGGTGGATGGAACGTAATCTGCGAGACAGGCGGCCTGCGCCGGTCGCTGATGAACATTTACTCGAACGCCATCAAATATACCAAAGAAGGGTACATCCAAGTGGTCTTACGCGAGTTGCCCACCAGCCCCGGCTCAGGACACATCACAGTGCAACTGGCTGTTATCGACACGGGGAAGGGTATTGGGAAGGCGTTCCTCAAGGACCAAATATTCCAGCCGTTCTCGCAGGAGGACCCACTGCATCCCGGAACTGGTTTAGGTCTGGCCATCGTCAACAGCATCATGCGCTCGGACGCTATCAAGGGCAACGTCGAGGTATGGTCgatcgagggcgagggtACCGAGGTCCGCCTCACTTTCGATGTCGAGGTAGTCAATGACCCAACGCACTTCCCAACGGACCGTAACATTGGTAGAGGGCTCTGCGTGGGCTTCATCAACTACAACCCCAACCATCGCGGCTTGCAGCTCAGCAAGGAGGTGATGAAACAGTACGCCGAGTATCTGGGCTACTCGATTGCCCCCGACtaccgcgacgccgacgtgctcgtCATGAACGAACTGGGCGGCCTTGACCAGGATAGCCTCGAGGTTGTGCGGCAGAAACCCACACTGCTTATGGTCACGTTTAAGATCTGGAGCCGGGACAagctcaacgagctcggcttGCTCAAGGACCAGTACGTGCGTGTTATGTGCAAGCCGATGGTGCGCTACTCGGTACTgtacgagctcgagcgtgCGGCGCGCTACATCCGCAGTGGAAGCCAGGGCGATGGCAGTGATCTGGGCGAGCTTCCCAGCCAGATGAGGGAGATGGCGCTTGACAGCCCAAACATGTTCTCTCGACCACCCTACGAGGGGAGCACTGTTAGCTCGTTTGAGCCGCAGATCAAGCCAACGAGTCCGTCAGTGTCTCCATCCATCCGACTAGCACCTGGCTTGACCCGCCGTCGCTCCGATGAGGACCACGAGACCAAGCCAGCCCGGCCCCACCTTGCGCCAAGAGGCCTATCGTACCAACCCGGCACACCCAACATGCCCCCAtccaaggacgaggcgctgctATCCGAGGCCCCTTCGCCCAGCTCCACTATCTCGCTCGCAGACGGCGGTGCGCTGCTCAAGGCAGTAACCGTACCAGACGAGCTGACGGCGTTGCCCAAATCCCGCCCACCGCGCGTCatggtcgtcgaggacaacgTCATAAACCGCCGCGTGCTCACGGCCTTCCTGCGGAAACGCGGGTGCGAGTACCAGGAAGTGGTCGACGGATCACAGGGCGTCAAATTGTTTGAAGGGACGCCGCCGAACTCGTGGGA CATCATCCTCATGGACATCAACATGCCGATCATGAACGGGttggacgcgacgcgtgcGATCCGCGCCGCGGAACTTCAGAGGCGTCATCCGGACGGCGTGCCCAAGGTGGGCCTTGGTACCGCCCCCGAGGTCGGGGCGCCAGTCTCACGCGCACCGCAGCCCAACCACAGCAAAATATTTGCACTCACCGGCCTCGCCACGGCCGACGACAAACGCCAGGCGTTTGGAAGTGGCGTAGATGGATA TCTCGTCAAACCTGTATCTCTTGCGAGTCTAGACATGGTCTTTAAAA AGATTGGATTTTAG
- a CDS encoding uncharacterized protein (COG1028 Dehydrogenases with different specificities (related to short-chain alcohol dehydrogenases)), producing the protein MIRRAALVTGSTSGIGLGIAKALAGAGYDIMLNGFATAPQIQALVSDLSSCGIRAEYNAADMSKPAEIRSLVKATTDTFERIDVLVNNAGIQHVARTDVFPEDKWDSILAINLSAAFHTTKAVLPHMEKEGWGRVINVASVHGRVASEGKCAYVAAKHGLIGLTKVVALENANAGITANAICPGWVETPLVLQQVAARAAAAGISEAEAAERIVGEKQPMKRFTPPSSIGALAVFLCSDAAGTITGSEQLIDGGWLAQ; encoded by the coding sequence ATGATCCGCCGCGCAGCGCTGGTAACCGGATCGACCAGCGGCATCGGGCTAGGCATAGCCAAAGCCCTCGCCGGCGCAGGCTACGACATCATGCTCAACGGTTTCGCCACTGCACCCCAAATTCAAGCACTCGTATCCGACCTCTCATCCTGTGGCATCCGAGCAGAGTATAATGCCGCCGACATGTCCAAGCCCGCCGAGATCCGCTCCCTTGTCAAAGCAACAACAGACACCTTTGAACGTATCGACGTATTAGTCAACAACGCCGGCATTCAGCACGTCGCCCGCACCGACGTCTTTCCAGAGGATAAATGGGACTCGATCCTAGCCATCAACCTAAGCGCTGCATTTCACACCACCAAAGCCGTCCTCCCACATATGGAGAAAGAGGGATGGGGGCGGGTCATCAACGTCGCCAGTGTTCATGGCCGCGTCGCATCCGAGGGAAAATGCGCTTATGTCGCTGCCAAACATGGGCTCATTGGTCTTACAAaggtcgtcgcgctcgagaacgCCAATGCTGGCATTACCGCCAACGCTATTTGTCCAGGATGGGTCGAGACCCCTCTCGTATTGCAGCAGGTCGCTGCGCGGGCTGCCGCTGCGGGCATTAGTGAGGCTGAAGCAGCCGAGCGCATCGTCGGCGAGAAACAGCCCATGAAGCGATTCACGCCCCCGAGCTCGATTGGCGCTTTGGCGGTTTTCCTCTGCAGCGACGCGGCAGGCACTATCACGGGAAGTGAGCAGCTCATCGATGGTGGATGGCTTGCGCAGTAG
- the UBC12 gene encoding uncharacterized protein (Ubiquitin-conjugating enzyme E2, catalytic domain homologues), translating to MIKIWSLKKEQEAANKTKPKVSAAELRVKKDMNELDLPAGVKMELGPGGNMLDFTLSIAPDEGYYKGGLFNFTFKINPNYPHEPPKVRCTQKIYHPNLDLEGNVCLNILREEWKPVLSLNSVIIGLQFLFLEPNPDDPLNKEAAEDLRRNRDAFANNVKMAMRGGNVRGETFDKAQIK from the exons ATGATCAAG ATCTGGtcgctcaagaaggagcaggaggcCGCTAACAAGACGAAACCCAAAGtctcggcggccgagctgcgTGTCAAGAAGG ACATgaacgagctcgacctcccaGCGGGCGTCAAGATGGAGCTCGGGCCCGGCGGCAACATGCTCGACTTTACGCTCTCCATCGCACCAGACGAGG GCTACTACAAGGGGGGTCTGTTCAACTTTACGTTCAAGATCAACCCCAACTACCCCCACGAGCCACCCAAGGTGCGGTGTACACAGAAGATCTACCACCCAAACCTCGACCTGGAAGGCAACGTGTGTCTGAACATTTTGCGCGAAGAGTGGAAGCCCGTGCTGTCGCTCAACTCTGTCATTATCGGTCTCCAGTttctcttcctcgagcccaaccccgacgacCCGCTCAAcaaggaggcggccgaggacctgCGCCGTAACCGAGACGCGTTCGCCAACAATGTCAAGATGGCGAtgcgcggcggcaacgTGCGCGGAGAGACGTTTGACAAGGCCCAGATCAAGTAG
- a CDS encoding uncharacterized protein (Transcription factor Pcc1) — translation MNGASTPVEGLSHVVTLRIPFLNGEHAAIAKRALDVDREVNMELVERETAVEGSVLVVTIRAATIRIIRLATNAFLSSADLVLRTMAEFAPDPDAPEETDAELDAAAAEARRSGGGMKGIELKGGVGAGGGEEVK, via the exons ATGAACGGGGCAAGTACACCAGTAGAGGGACTGAGCCACGTCGT CACGCTCAGGATACCCTTCCTCAACGGAGAGCATGCGGCGATCGCCAAGCGCGcactcgacgtcgaccgcgaggtGAATATGGAGCTTGTGGAGCGGGAGACGGCTGTCGAGGGTAGTGTGCTCGTCGT CACAATCCGCGCTGCGACGATCCGCATCATTCGCCTCGCCACCAacgccttcctctcctctgcCGACCTCGTACTCCGCACCATGGCCGAGTTTGCGCCCGACCCCGATGCgcccgaggagacggacgccgagctcgacgctgcggcggcggaggcgaggCGTTCCGGTGGAGGTATGAAGGGAATCGAGCTCAAGGGAGGCGTTGgggccggcggcggtgaggaaGTCAAGTAG